One genomic region from Geitlerinema sp. PCC 9228 encodes:
- a CDS encoding RRXRR domain-containing protein gives MGEKNLTRKQRSSSIMYALVLDKNKKPLDPTHPAKARKMLKAGRAK, from the coding sequence ATTGGCGAGAAAAACTTAACCCGAAAACAGCGGAGTTCATCCATTATGTATGCCTTGGTTCTCGATAAAAACAAAAAACCGCTAGACCCGACCCATCCCGCTAAAGCCAGAAAAATGCTAAAAGCAGGACGAGCTAAG
- a CDS encoding phosphotransacetylase family protein translates to MPQSSKHLIVGSTENYSGKSATILGIARQLQAQGWDIAYSKPLETLTSDCHNHRDGDVAFLGHTLGLSSQRLQPPLVCVETENVRANLRSLKERLSGVDVTDYSDKLQQTLAGYECDWLLVEAAGTLETGGLFGLTLPQMAHAIDAPVLLVTRFQPLHTVEALLQASQQLGDRLIGVCINDIPTEAMDLVQDSIKPFLENHQIPVLGMLPRHRVLRSISVGELVYQLHAKVLCCEERLDLLVESQQIGAMGVNLAMRYFHAGHNMAIVTGGDRMDLHLAALEASTHCLILTGNIQPSDMVLRRAEDVEVPVLSVAYDTLQTVSYLERAFERLRLRNAAKVECICHLIAKHFDLNTLLQVTTSI, encoded by the coding sequence GTGCCACAATCGTCCAAACATCTGATCGTCGGCTCTACAGAGAACTACAGCGGTAAATCAGCTACGATTTTAGGAATTGCCCGCCAGCTACAAGCACAAGGATGGGATATTGCCTACAGCAAGCCTTTGGAAACCCTAACCAGCGATTGCCATAATCACCGCGATGGCGATGTAGCGTTTTTGGGGCACACTTTAGGATTGTCCTCCCAACGCTTGCAACCACCCCTGGTATGTGTGGAAACAGAAAATGTACGTGCCAATTTGAGAAGCTTGAAAGAACGGCTAAGTGGTGTCGATGTCACTGATTATAGCGACAAACTCCAGCAAACCCTGGCTGGCTATGAGTGCGATTGGCTGCTCGTAGAAGCTGCGGGAACCCTAGAAACCGGAGGCTTGTTTGGTTTGACGCTGCCGCAAATGGCCCATGCTATTGATGCACCGGTGTTATTGGTGACCCGCTTTCAACCTTTGCATACGGTGGAAGCTTTGCTGCAGGCTTCCCAGCAACTTGGCGATCGCTTAATTGGGGTTTGTATCAACGATATTCCCACAGAGGCGATGGATTTGGTGCAAGATTCCATCAAGCCGTTTTTAGAAAACCATCAAATTCCAGTTTTGGGCATGCTGCCCCGCCACCGAGTTTTGCGCAGCATCAGCGTTGGTGAGTTGGTCTACCAATTGCACGCTAAAGTTCTCTGCTGTGAAGAACGTTTGGATTTGTTGGTGGAAAGCCAGCAAATTGGTGCTATGGGGGTCAATTTGGCCATGCGGTATTTCCATGCCGGTCATAACATGGCCATTGTTACTGGTGGCGATCGCATGGATTTGCATCTCGCTGCTTTGGAAGCTTCTACCCACTGCTTGATTCTCACCGGCAACATTCAACCCTCCGATATGGTACTGCGCCGGGCCGAAGATGTGGAAGTGCCCGTTTTGTCTGTAGCCTACGATACTTTACAAACGGTTTCCTATCTGGAACGAGCCTTCGAGCGCCTGCGCCTGCGCAACGCTGCCAAGGTAGAATGCATCTGCCATCTCATCGCAAAACATTTCGACCTGAATACCCTGTTGCAGGTCACCACTAGCATCTAA
- a CDS encoding alpha/beta fold hydrolase, whose protein sequence is MQEETQKNSPQWLLFRPQQVRDAERTQGLMDEGCYSQFLIHPHPTERVFLFFHGFTATPAQFLPIARNLHREGHNVVIPLMPGHGQAGEWHAKQPPPLPIKAQIYKDFANKWLDRTIPMGKQVVVGGLSGGGAVAAWLAFARPKEISRALLYAAYLSSSSRVVDLLVRRLRGYHEWTGKVKFGYHCFTFPQLSVFLEIGDEVMRRSRRQKPAPLFAISSESDRAVGNRDHRTLFERSVKHQPLCWYHCFDRVLDIPHTMLTETEGNQYQNLLVSMTKAYTESELTWPQVQEIAYRMSQGRTFDDVVAELGWRDRVSPHMPAMMTLVDKRSIAMKRQKNWRR, encoded by the coding sequence ATGCAAGAAGAAACCCAGAAAAACTCACCCCAGTGGCTGCTATTTCGCCCCCAACAAGTCAGGGATGCCGAACGCACCCAAGGATTAATGGATGAGGGATGTTACTCTCAGTTTCTGATACATCCCCATCCCACCGAGCGGGTATTTTTATTTTTTCACGGGTTTACAGCCACCCCTGCCCAGTTTCTCCCCATTGCCAGAAATCTGCATCGGGAAGGGCATAATGTGGTCATTCCCCTCATGCCAGGTCACGGTCAAGCCGGTGAGTGGCATGCCAAACAACCGCCGCCGCTACCGATAAAAGCTCAAATTTACAAAGATTTTGCCAATAAATGGCTGGATCGCACTATACCTATGGGCAAACAGGTGGTTGTCGGGGGTCTTTCCGGTGGCGGTGCCGTGGCAGCGTGGCTGGCTTTTGCCCGCCCCAAAGAAATTAGTCGTGCTTTGTTGTATGCGGCTTATCTCAGCAGTAGCAGCCGTGTGGTGGATTTGTTGGTGCGTCGCTTGCGGGGCTACCACGAATGGACGGGCAAGGTGAAATTTGGCTATCATTGCTTTACGTTTCCCCAACTGAGCGTATTTTTGGAGATTGGCGATGAAGTTATGCGGCGATCGCGCCGGCAAAAACCAGCACCTTTATTTGCCATTTCCAGCGAAAGCGATCGCGCTGTGGGCAACCGCGACCATCGCACCTTATTTGAAAGAAGCGTGAAACATCAGCCTTTGTGTTGGTATCACTGTTTCGATCGCGTGTTGGATATTCCCCACACCATGCTCACGGAGACAGAAGGCAATCAATATCAAAATCTTTTGGTTTCCATGACCAAAGCTTACACCGAAAGTGAGCTCACTTGGCCCCAGGTGCAAGAAATTGCTTATCGCATGAGCCAAGGTAGAACCTTTGATGACGTGGTGGCTGAGTTGGGATGGCGCGATCGCGTTTCTCCTCACATGCCAGCGATGATGACGTTGGTAGACAAGCGTTCGATAGCGATGAAACGTCAGAAAAACTGGCGTCGATAA
- the argB gene encoding acetylglutamate kinase, whose protein sequence is MQTEENKNLSQTEATRVRVLSEALPYIQQFSGRTVVIKYGGAAMKNSSLKADVIRDIVFLSCVGLHPVIVHGGGPEINTWLTRLGIEPQFKNGLRVTDASTMDVVEMVLVGRVNKEIVDLINRAGGDAVGLCGKDGASIKARPQGGEDIGFVGEVSSIDAQLVESLVQSNYIPVISSVAADESGQSYNINADTVAGELAAALNAEKLILLTDTPGILRDRDQPESLITKLDIHEAREAIDSGIVAGGMIPKVTCCVRSLAQGVRAAHIIDGRVPHALLLEIFSDAGIGTMMVASEFTI, encoded by the coding sequence ATGCAAACGGAAGAAAACAAAAATCTCAGCCAAACTGAAGCCACCAGAGTTCGGGTTCTCAGCGAGGCGCTACCTTACATTCAGCAATTTTCCGGTCGTACCGTGGTCATTAAGTACGGTGGGGCCGCTATGAAAAATAGCAGCCTCAAAGCCGATGTGATTCGCGATATTGTTTTTTTATCTTGCGTGGGATTGCATCCGGTGATCGTGCACGGTGGCGGTCCGGAAATCAATACCTGGCTAACCCGTTTGGGGATCGAACCTCAGTTTAAAAACGGCTTGCGGGTCACCGATGCTTCTACCATGGATGTGGTGGAAATGGTTTTGGTGGGTCGGGTGAATAAGGAAATTGTCGATCTGATCAACCGTGCTGGCGGCGATGCGGTGGGATTGTGCGGCAAAGACGGTGCTTCGATCAAAGCACGCCCCCAAGGTGGCGAAGATATTGGCTTTGTGGGAGAGGTGAGTTCCATTGATGCCCAGTTGGTGGAGTCTTTGGTTCAGAGCAATTACATTCCGGTAATTTCCAGCGTGGCGGCGGATGAGAGCGGGCAATCTTACAATATCAATGCCGATACGGTGGCAGGAGAACTGGCAGCAGCTTTAAATGCGGAAAAATTAATTCTGCTGACGGATACGCCGGGAATTTTGCGCGATCGCGACCAACCGGAGTCTTTGATTACCAAGTTGGACATTCACGAAGCCAGAGAGGCAATTGATTCTGGTATCGTGGCAGGTGGGATGATTCCTAAAGTTACCTGTTGCGTGCGATCGCTGGCTCAGGGGGTGCGAGCTGCCCATATTATCGACGGTCGCGTTCCCCATGCTCTGTTGCTAGAAATTTTTAGCGATGCTGGGATTGGTACGATGATGGTAGCTTCTGAGTTCACAATCTAA
- a CDS encoding shikimate kinase, with the protein MTDPQRDRASSQLLAQRLGGVNLYLIGMMGSGKTTLGRILAQRLGYKFFDTDVLVEQATSMKVSDIFAQWGENQFRELETQVLAELSAYKNLAIATGGGMVLRRQNWGYLYHGITVWLNVPVEALYQRLQTDNTRPLLQTPDPKAKLESIYQQRRQLYAQADLQIVPQENESPEQLATRVTEEVVNRLKSPQSNAENQRSLNTDNGNV; encoded by the coding sequence TTGACCGATCCACAGCGCGATCGCGCATCCAGCCAATTGTTGGCACAACGACTTGGTGGTGTCAATCTCTACTTAATCGGCATGATGGGTTCGGGGAAAACCACTCTCGGCCGCATTCTAGCGCAACGGTTGGGCTATAAATTTTTCGATACCGATGTGTTGGTAGAACAGGCCACTTCCATGAAGGTCAGCGATATTTTTGCCCAGTGGGGTGAAAACCAATTTCGGGAGTTGGAAACTCAGGTGCTGGCGGAACTCTCTGCCTACAAGAATTTAGCGATCGCCACTGGCGGTGGCATGGTATTGCGCCGGCAAAACTGGGGATACCTATACCACGGCATTACTGTCTGGTTGAACGTGCCGGTAGAAGCGCTTTACCAACGCCTGCAAACAGATAACACCCGCCCTCTGTTGCAAACTCCCGACCCCAAAGCGAAGCTAGAATCCATTTACCAGCAGCGACGGCAGCTATACGCCCAAGCCGACTTGCAAATCGTACCGCAAGAGAACGAATCTCCCGAACAGCTGGCCACCCGAGTGACTGAAGAAGTTGTCAATCGCCTAAAATCTCCCCAAAGCAACGCCGAAAATCAGCGATCGCTCAATACAGATAATGGAAATGTTTAA
- a CDS encoding DNA-processing protein DprA has protein sequence MSQSIDLPKIDELAQELATIQQTGSKRIALLGSRHVPITHQHLIEMMSYALVLAGNRIVTSGATGTNAAAIRGAMRADPNMLTVILPQSLDRQSAESRKQIAKVMHLVENPANDQLSLAEASSLCNKEIISRCQQLICFAFHDSRTLLQTCREAEEQRKVVTLFYFD, from the coding sequence TTGAGTCAATCTATCGACCTGCCTAAAATAGACGAACTCGCCCAGGAACTGGCCACGATCCAACAAACTGGTTCCAAAAGAATCGCTTTGTTGGGTTCGCGCCACGTTCCCATTACCCACCAACATCTCATCGAAATGATGAGTTACGCGCTGGTTCTAGCGGGGAATCGCATTGTCACCTCGGGTGCCACAGGAACCAATGCGGCAGCTATTCGAGGGGCCATGCGAGCCGATCCCAACATGCTGACGGTGATTTTGCCCCAAAGCCTCGACCGTCAATCAGCAGAATCGCGCAAGCAAATTGCCAAGGTGATGCATTTGGTGGAAAACCCCGCCAACGACCAACTTTCGTTGGCAGAAGCGAGTTCTTTGTGTAATAAAGAAATTATTTCGCGCTGCCAGCAACTGATTTGCTTTGCTTTTCACGACAGCCGCACGCTGTTGCAAACTTGCCGCGAGGCGGAAGAACAAAGAAAAGTGGTCACCCTCTTTTATTTCGACTAG
- the ebsA gene encoding type IV pilus biogenesis protein EbsA: MSTPLEKLAPADQRKVAVYVPYCQGNRRNALPFALSLYEQGSLEGVRQIEGGKDIPFIASWTTTSLPSDLTRCRLQFDSNAELSYEISLPNFEFVNFLIELLIQYKKSRTIDFPQGFYRKLLHMDE; this comes from the coding sequence ATGAGTACACCATTGGAAAAGCTCGCACCAGCAGACCAACGTAAAGTAGCGGTCTACGTGCCCTACTGCCAAGGAAACCGACGCAATGCTTTGCCTTTTGCACTGAGTCTGTACGAACAGGGCAGTTTGGAAGGGGTACGTCAAATTGAAGGCGGCAAAGATATTCCCTTCATCGCCAGTTGGACCACCACCTCCTTACCTTCCGATTTAACCAGATGTCGCTTGCAATTTGACAGCAACGCCGAATTGAGTTACGAGATTAGCCTGCCCAACTTTGAGTTTGTGAATTTTCTGATCGAACTGCTGATCCAGTACAAAAAATCTCGCACCATCGATTTTCCTCAAGGTTTTTATCGCAAGTTGCTACACATGGACGAATAG